The genomic DNA GAGCCGAAACCAGGCGCGAGATCGGTCGTTATGCGAAGAAGGCCCAAGTCCAGGCGACTCGCTGGGGCCGAACGGTCCAATCCGGGGTGAAGGAAGTGATGGATCGCAGCAAGACGTTGATCCAAAAGGATGCGC from Nitrospirota bacterium includes the following:
- a CDS encoding YtxH domain-containing protein encodes the protein MSDQGRQVAKVAALVAGGAVIGAGIGLLFAPQTGAETRREIGRYAKKAQVQATRWGRTVQSGVKEVMDRSKTLIQKDAQRLRIEAV